A section of the Hevea brasiliensis isolate MT/VB/25A 57/8 chromosome 17, ASM3005281v1, whole genome shotgun sequence genome encodes:
- the LOC110657830 gene encoding uncharacterized protein LOC110657830, with translation MRKENQLVEFIPRVLLRHDGPLLKFVFSTYILRSCSDMDQRLVLLSRRSVMEFSLEFLAAGFVSEKLPIALNNVSYFELFHFDFNEFDAVSCTLLSIRSSPNLQHLNITGSNYLSAGISDMESIVNF, from the exons ATGCGCAAGGAGAATCAGCTTGTAGAATTCATTCCTAGGGTTCTTCTTCGTCATGATGGTCCATTACTCAAGTTTGTTTTCTCAACCTATATCTTGAGAAGTTGTTCAGATATGGATCAACGTTTAGTTCTCTTATCAAGGAGAAGTGTTATGGAATTCTCACTTGAG TTCTTGGCTGCAGGCTTTGTTTCGGAGAAGCTTCCGATTGCTTTGAATAATGTTAGCTATTTTGAATTATTTCATTTTGATTTCAATGAATTTGATGCAGTATCCTGTACTCTTTTATCGATTAGAAGCTCCCCCAATTTACAACATCTAAATATAACG GGTAGTAACTACTTGTCTGCAGGCATCAGTGACATGGAAAGTATAGTCAACTTTTAG
- the LOC110657829 gene encoding F-box/FBD/LRR-repeat protein At1g13570 — protein MAKTNLCCSNFDRISNLPGNVLENILRHLPLKEAGRTSILSKKLRHRWADVPQLVFDNTFLCSSQKSQNSQSYKLLMMNIYEVLLLHTGPIHKFTLSLSGLKSCPEIDRLILFQSTKGIQDFGLRIRDYNKLPSHFFSCMELRHLNLYACIFEPPSTFKGFGRLVSLELQDVQFTYYFKSFISNCPLLEHLVLRECTQISCLDINAPILKFLYYYGTYKSISFKNTPCLASVSIYETVGAYPLSSRKISDLIKVLSSLPA, from the exons ATGGCGAAG ACCAatttgtgttgctcaaattttgaTAGAATCAGTAATCTACCGGGCAATGTCCTGGAGAATATATTAAGGCATTTGCCACTGAAAGAAGCAGGAAGGACCAGTATCTTGTCAAAAAAATTGAGGCACAGATGGGCAGATGTTCCTCAACTCGTGTTTGACAATACTTTTCTCTGTTCTTCGCAGAAAAGCCAAAATTCGCAGAGTTATAAACTTCTGATGATGAACATATATGAAGTGTTATTACTTCACACTGGACCAATACATAAATTCACTTTGTCCTTAAGTGGATTGAAAAGCTGTCCTGAGATTGATAGATTAATTCTTTTCCAGTCCACGAAAGGTATCCAAGATTTTGGCCTTCGCATCAGAGACTACAACAAATTGCCTTCACACTTCTTTTCATGTATGGAACTTAGACATCTGAATTTGTATGCATGTATATTCGAACCTCCATCTACATTTAAAGGATTTGGTAGGCTTGTTAGTCTTGAGTTACAGGATGTCCAATTTACATATTACTTCaaaagtttcatatccaattgcccACTACTTGAACATCTGGTGTTGCGTGAGTGCACACAAATTTCTTGCCTAGATATCAATGCTCCTATTCTCAAATTCCTATATTATTATGGCACTTACAAATCTATCAGTTTCAAAAATACACCTTGTCTTGCTAGCGTATCTATTTATGAGACCGTAGGTGCATATCCATTGTCCTCGAGGAAGATCTCTGATTTGATTAAGGTCTTAAGCAGTCTGCCTGCTTGA
- the LOC110657828 gene encoding F-box/FBD/LRR-repeat protein At1g13570, giving the protein MFDVEDPDLISDLPQSIIEGILTRLPLRDAVRTSILSTKWRYRWATLTHLVFDDKCVSMCNDKGLLEINLIKFITRALFLHQGPIHKFQLSTSYLQCCPDIDQWILFLSRSDIKELVLELGEGEWFRVPSCLFNCKKLTRLELTRCEFDPPPGFKGFLCLKSLNLYQVLVAPEAIESLISGCPLLESLSLSYFDSLVLNIRAPNLKYLCLEGEFKDICLENTPLLVAMSVAIYITDDVAEHFEQSSSCNFIKFLGGVPRLERLIGHIYFTKYLSIGDYPGRLPITYSYLKTIELYQVSFEDMKEILVVLRLITNSPNLKELQISGSSNALAAIEAPDLDFWIKECPKDCTFEKLKIVKMTEMSGVPHEMEFIKFLLGNSPVLEMMSITPCVYVMDGKLNMLIELLRFRRASAQAEILFIQD; this is encoded by the exons ATGTTTGACGTTGAGGATCCGGATTTGATTAGTGATCTGCCTCAAAGCATTATTGAAGGCATTCTTACCCGATTACCCTTAAGAGATGCTGTGAGAACGAGTATCCTGTCCACCAAATGGAGGTACCGATGGGCTACTCTTACTCACCTTGTTTTCGATGACAAATGTGTTTCAATGTGTAATGATAAAGGGCTTCTTGAGATCAACCTCATCAAATTTATCACTCGGGCACTCTTTCTTCATCAAGGACCCATTCACAAGTTCCAGCTTTCCACTTCGTATTTGCAGTGTTGCCCGGATATTGATCAGTGGATACTTTTCCTTTCGCGGAGTGATATTAAAGAATTGGTTCTTGAATTAGGAGAAGGAGAGTGGTTTAGGGTGCCTTCATGTCTTTTCAATTGTAAGAAGTTGACCCGTTTGGAGTTAACCCGTTGTGAATTTGATCCGCCTCCTGGTTTTAAAGGATTCTTATGTTTGAAGAGTCTCAATCTTTATCAAGTTTTGGTTGCTCCTGAGGCTATTGAGAGTCTCATTTCTGGTTGTCCTCTTCTTGAGAGTCTTTCATTGTCATATTTTGACAGTTTAGTTCTAAACATCCGTGCTCCAAATCTAAAGTACTTGTGTTTGGAGGGTGAATTCAAGGATATTTGCCTTGAAAATACCCCACTTTTAGTTGCCATGTCTGTTGCTATTTATATCACTGATGACGTTGCTGAACACTTTGAGCAAAGTTCAAGTTGCAATTTTATCAAGTTTCTTGGTGGTGTTCCTCGTCTTGAGAGGCTTATTGGGCATATCTACTTCACAAAG TATTTGAGTATAGGTGATTATCCAGGAAGACTTCCAATTACTTATAGCTACCTGAAAACAATCGAATTAtatcaagttagctttgaagatATGAAAGAGATACTTGTTGTTCTTCGCTTGATCACAAACTCTCCTAACTTGAAGGAACTTCAAATTTCG GGCTCCTCAAACGCTTTGGCTGCTATAGAAGCACCTGATTTGGATTTTTGGATCAAAGAGTGCCCCAAAGATTGTACTTTTGAAAAACTTAAAATTGTAAAGATGACAGAAATGTCTGGTGTGCCACATGAGATGGAATTTATCAAATTTTTGCTTGGGAATTCACCCGTGCTCGAGATGATGAGTATTACACCTTGTGTATATGTCATGGATGGAAAACTGAATATGCTGATTGAATTGTTGAGGTTTCGTCGGGCATCTGCTCAAGCAGAAATTCTATTCATCCAAGATTAA